One Hippopotamus amphibius kiboko isolate mHipAmp2 chromosome 12, mHipAmp2.hap2, whole genome shotgun sequence genomic window, GAAAAGGAGTGATGCTGTTAGTAGGTATTAtttaattgagcacttactgtgcctggcactgagtTTACCAGCTTGTGTACATAATCTTATTTACTCCTCAAATCAACCCTGAGATATGTTATtcccatttaatagatgagaaaacaggcttaGAAAGATTTAAGTGACTTGTCCTAAGATCACACAACTGATACAGAACTAAGATTTGAATCTGTTTATATCTGACTAAAGCCCTGGCTGTTAACCACCATGTTGTCTGCTTTGGAGACATTGGCTTGGAGTTAGTCAGAAAAGGCTATGTGATAAATTTTCAACATGGATCTTTGTGCCTATTTTCCAAAAGGATATGTTCAGGGAACCGTGTTGCAGTCATTGGCTTCCTTCTAATTGGCTGGCCGTTACCAGTATGTGTATGAATTtcttactgagtgaagtaaatgcTTCTGAGGCTTAAATTTCTTCCTATTCTCAAGGCCTGTAAAAGGGTATATAGCAAGGGTAGGTAATTCCTTCCCAAAGGAAGTAGACTTTCTTCCCTTAAAGCAGTGGAGAAACCTAGGAAGCAAGAGAAATGGTGCCATTCTTGAATCTAGAATTCgcttaaaagtaaaagaatgattCCAGATTCTCTTTTGAGATTGTGATTCAAGTTCTAGTGAATGAACGGGGCATCTGAGTAACACTTTGGGGTGGTTCTAAAACTCCTCTCCACAGCTTTCCTTGACCTTCTTGGCCTTGTGTTATTCCCACTAGATCAGGAGAACCTCTCCACTGTTGAGCCGATCACTGTCTGCAGTGGTGCTGAAACGACCAGAGATCCTGACAGATGAGGTACGTTATAAGTGGAATTGggcctgtggggtggggagggttacCTGACAATATATGGTGTCATGTATGATACCATATATTCCCTAATGTTCCAGCTTTTGCCATTGGCAGCACATGCCCGTGTGTGCTGCTGATAACTGCCATTACTTGACCTAATGTACTGACTTGAGTTGGGAGTATTTAATCCCAGGAAGATGATCTCCTCAAGGCATCGAGAACAGGCTAGGGCTTGGGAattccatggtggcgcagtggttaagaatccacctgccaatgcaggagacatgggttcgatccctggtctgggaagatcctacatgccgttggagcaactaagctcgtgcaccacaactactgaagcccacatacctacagcccgtgctccacaacaagcgaagccactgcaatgagaagccagcacaccacaaagaagagtagccccagctcaccacaactagagaaagcccacacacagcaacaaagactcaatgcagacaataaaaataaatacgttttaaaagaaaaaaagaacaggctAGAGCTTCAGTATTAGATTTCTAGACCATACCTGAATTTTGAAGGTATTTGACATCCACCTCTTGCATTTAAAAGTTCTTCTTGGCAGCACTTTAGGGAGTTTTCCAGGGAGTTAAAACTTTCTGTTTTGGGGAGAAACAATGAGATTGGATCGCATAAAGGGCTTATATGGTACAAAAGTTTCCAAAGCAAAGGAAGAGTTTCATAAAAACTTTCTACCTCCTTCTTTTTCACAGAGCCACAGCAGCTTGGCAGCCTCACGTCCCCTGACCACCTCACTTATTCCTAGCTGCAGCTTCCAAACCAGTGCCATTTCAAGGGACATTGACACAGCGGCCAAGTTCATTGGAGCTGGAGCTGCCACAGTAGGGGTGGCTGGCTCTGGGGCTGGAATTGGGACTGTGTTTGGGAGCCTCATCATTGGTTATGCCAGGTAAGATGGGCCCTCCACTGGCGTTCTGATATGCTTCCAAAGGTCTGGACAGAAATACTTGGGGTTCTAGAGCTGCACTATCCTGTACAGTAACCACTAGCCATATGTtgataaattttaattaactggaagtacacaaatttaaattttgtatactTTTAATGTAACTCAATAGCCACATTTGACTAGTGGCTACCATTTtggaaagttctattggacagcttTGGTTTAGAGTAAGAGTCAGCAAAGTAAGGCAGGAGGTCCATATCTGGGCCACAGCCTGGTTTTGTATAGCTGAGCTAAGAAGGGTTTTACGTTTTTAAAGAGTCATGAAAATAGACAAGGTCATAGAGACCATATgtgacccacaaagcctaaaatatttgccatCCGGCCCTTTACAGAGGAAGTCCCGTCCCTGTCCCGTACCTCCCCTCACCCCCGGTCTAGAACCTCAGCACAGTGGCTTCGCTGCTGTTTTACCCCATCTCCGGGAATTCCCCCCATCACTCCTGGGAAAACTGCCTCTGCATCAGCCCCATGGCTCCCTGACACTTGGGACTATTTGGTCTCCACCAACTCCGGACATCTCACTGTTAGAACTAAATTAATCCTCTAGAGACCTGCAAGTTCTCTTAATGTCTTTGaggaaataagtttattttttaggaTTTATATGAAATAAGAAACTTCTGTGTCCACAATTCTGCTTAAAGCTGGTGTTGCTTTACTTTATCCATCAAGGCTTCCAGAGGTAACAGAGTaagggaaatataaattatatattgacTTTCAAAGTTGGGAGTCCTTTATCCCATTTTAATTCATATCATCTAAACCCCACAGACCATTTGTAGCCCAGAATCTTTTCACTATtttgaaacaagagaagttaTTTGTCCCTCTGACTCCCTTGTCCACTAGAATGGTGTTTTTCTAATTGTGTTACATAAAGCCCTAGGGTTCTGAGGGTACACCCCAGAGACTGTCTTAGAGAATGAAGGAGAGAGCAATCAAACAAGACTTTCAAATCCCTCACTTTTTTTACAATTATACCTTACCTTTCATACATTTCATATTTGGGGGTTCTGCTGCTTAAAGTTTGGAAACACTACTCTGATAGACCCTGCCACTCCAGATACCTCTTCCATCCTGGTTGAGCCCTGGATAGTTGTGTCCAGACCCAGGGGTCTTAAGTTATGAGGAAACTATGGGTGATGCAGTAGAGAAGGTAATGTTTGTCCTGGGCTATGTTACAGAGTTTTGGATTGTCCACTCCCCTCATTCGTCTCTGTAGAGCCCTTGATGTATCAGAGCAAGAATTGGGGCATGAGAGACTCAATACATAAGATGTTAGCTTGAGATGGATTCTCCCTGAGCCCACCtttaatatttgtccttttctttgtgTGGACTAGAAATTCAgtcttttctcctccccttctcccaggaACCCTTCTCTGAAGCAACAGCTCTTCTCCTACGCCATTCTGGGCTTTGCCCTCTCGGAGGCCATGGGGCTCTTTTGTCTGATGGTGGCCTTTCTCATCCTCTTCGCCATGTGAAGGAGCCGTTTCCATCTCCCATAGTTCTTTCTCCCGTGCCTCGTCTGCCCT contains:
- the ATP5MC2 gene encoding ATP synthase F(0) complex subunit C2, mitochondrial isoform X2 yields the protein MYTCAKFVSTPSLIRRTSPLLSRSLSAVVLKRPEILTDESHSSLAASRPLTTSLIPSCSFQTSAISRDIDTAAKFIGAGAATVGVAGSGAGIGTVFGSLIIGYARNPSLKQQLFSYAILGFALSEAMGLFCLMVAFLILFAM